The Candidatus Binatia bacterium genomic sequence AGGCGGGCAGTAAGGTAAAATAAAGGTCCTCGCGAGCGATCTTGTTGCTTCCGCGAGGGGCAAAATCGGGCGAAGCCGGTAGCCCGAGGGTACTCCGAAGCGTTCCAGCGTGTCTGGCGAGTGCCATTACCTTGGGCGCGGTCCCCGCGCTTACAAGGTGCCGGGTGCTATATGGAAAGGAGGTGCATTGGAGAAATCTATGTTACGTCTAGAAGCAATCGGCGTTCGGGTAACTGACGCCGGTATCACCCATGTAGTTTGTCTCCACGCCGGGGGCAAGACCAAGATGCATACCGCTGAGGAATGTATCGCGTTCGTAACCGGCGGCAACGAGATGTACACGTCGCCTGATGGAATACGTCAGACGCGTGTACGTGTAGTTGGAGGGGAACTTCGCGGACCGTATTTGCGTACGGAACCGAACGACTCTCTAGAGGATAATCTGCTCAGCCTACCTCGCTACTAGCTTCGGCTAAGTAGCAGGGACGACTAGTACGCCGGGTCGGGTGAGCGAGCTGTGCCACGCGAACTCATCCGCTCGGCGTATTGTCTTATGGAGAGCAACTCTGATCCGGTTTGTGCGCACCAAATCTTCATGCAAATTAGATCGCACAAAGGCTCGGATCGTGGGTAACCGGGTTCGTCGGCTTCGACCGGCTTCCCGCAAACTAGGCAGCGTCGTTCCATGCTCTCCAGGTTTTCAAAAGTGGATTTCTATCCAACCAAATTTCGGCTAGCAGGGTCAAGCCACTAAATCTTGTGGTTGAGCTCTCCGTATGACCACTATCATAACCGATTTGCTAGCAAACTAGCAAGCTAGCAAAGGGTAAAAGCTAGCAAATTGTGGCTGGAGGCGCTATATTAGCCCCTCGTATGCAGGGTGACGCTGAGCCGCTTAATCGGCGCCTGGGGCATCGCGTAACCCGGACAGCCGAGCGGGCTCTCCGCCGCTTGGTTTTTGACTTGTGTGATCGGGGGCGACCAGCAAAACTAAACGTCGTCCTCGACGTCATCATTAAGCGAACGAGGGTCGAGGATATTGAGGATGCGTTTCCGCAGGAGGAGGATGGCTAACGCTGCTTTGTAAGCGCCTTATACGTCAGCCGCTTCCCATCTGCGCCTGCAAGTGCCGATGGGAATCGCTCACCGTCCCTGCACTCGCGAGCGTTAAAGCAAAAGGCCTGCTCCTCGACGTATCGCTGCAAGTGCTTCGGGCGCGGCGCGACGTAGGTGCCCTTAAGGGTCCTCTTCAGGACAGAGAAGAACCCTTCAATGCTATTCGTGTGAACGTGCCCACGTACATATTCGAGCGCGTGGTGATCGACGGATTGGTGAGTGTACTCGCGTGAAAGTCCTTTGTACCACGTTGCTCCGTCTGTGTGGAGTTCCGCGCCAGGCTTGACGTACTTACGGATCGCGCCCTTTACCTCTGGGCTTTCAACGAAGGGGATCACAAAGGCGCGAACGTTGCCTTTGGGCTCGGGAGTGTTCCGTTCCAGGATACCCATAACGGGGGTCTTAGCCACATATCCTCGACCGCTCAACTCCTTGCGCTTCTTTGGATGCATGAATTCGCGCTTGCCGCCGATGTAGGTCTCGTCAGCCTCTACTAGCGCGCCGAAGCCTCTACTGGCGCGCCGAACGGCTCATAGTGTGGGTTCGCCATAGCTTCGCGGATGCGATGAAGCATAAACCAAGCCGTTTTCTGTGTAACGTGAAGGGCGCGGGCAAGCTCACACGACGAGATCCCGTTCCGGTTGGAGGCGATGAGCCAAACCGCTGGCAGCCATTTGTCGAAGCCGATCGGGGAATCCTCAAAGATCGTGCCGACCTTCGCCGTAAACTGCCCTTGGCAAACACGGCAGTACCACCGGCGATACTTCGGCAGGTACTCGACGTTAATGGAGCCGCAATCGCGGGGGCAAGCGACGCCGTTCGGCCAGCGCACCTTGGCGAAGTGATCGTGCGCTACTTGCGGGTCGGAGAACCGCGTCACCGCTTCGAGCGGGGTGTTAGGAAAAGGCGAAGACCCTAAAGACTTCTT encodes the following:
- a CDS encoding IS1595 family transposase, giving the protein MHPKKRKELSGRGYVAKTPVMGILERNTPEPKGNVRAFVIPFVESPEVKGAIRKYVKPGAELHTDGATWYKGLSREYTHQSVDHHALEYVRGHVHTNSIEGFFSVLKRTLKGTYVAPRPKHLQRYVEEQAFCFNARECRDGERFPSALAGADGKRLTYKALTKQR
- a CDS encoding IS1595 family transposase, yielding MKKSLGSSPFPNTPLEAVTRFSDPQVAHDHFAKVRWPNGVACPRDCGSINVEYLPKYRRWYCRVCQGQFTAKVGTIFEDSPIGFDKWLPAVWLIASNRNGISSCELARALHVTQKTAWFMLHRIREAMANPHYEPFGAPVEASAR